From the Salipiger sp. CCB-MM3 genome, the window GGTCGCCGTGCTCTATTCGCAGGACGTGCCGGGCGAGTTTGGCCGCACCGCGATCGGTCAGGCCGCCGCGCGCAATGGCGTCTCGGTGGTGGCAGAGCAGCCCTATCCGCTCAGCGTCGAAGGGGTGACCAACACCGCGCAGCAGATGGGCAACATCATCGGCAGCTCCGGCGCGCAATCGGTGTTCATCACCTCGGATGCGACCAATGCCGCCATGCCGCTGCTGCTGCAGATCATGCCCGAGTCCGGCGTGAACCCGGCCACCACCCAGTACATCGGCCTGACCCGCTGGGATGTGGCGCCGCAGCTCTACAGCTACCCCGGCGCCGAGGGGGCGTGGTTCGCCATGCCCGATCAGAGCATGCAGCGCAATTTCAACGCCCGCTACCGCGCCGCCTATGGCGCCGAGCCGCACCCGCTCGCCGGTCTTGCCTTCGATGGCATCGCCGCGGTGGGCGCATTGGTGGAACAGGGCCGCAGTGACGCCCTCACCGGCCGCGCCCTCACCCAGTCCGCTGGTTTCCAAGGCACGGGCGGTGTATTCAGGCTGAAATCGGACGGCACCAACGAGCGTGGGCTCGCCGTCGCAACCATCCAGAACAGCCAGGTAACGATTCTTGACCCTGCCCCCTCCAGTTTCTCAGGCGCCGGTTTCTGAAACACACGAAGCTCTGACGGGCGATCTGCCAGACGATCTGATCGCCCCGGCCACCGAGATCTTCGACATCGCGGGCCTGCGGGCCCGGGTCTTCGCCGCTCTCCCCGAAGAGGGCGGCGAAGGCGCTGTTCGCTCCGCAGTGGTGAAACTCCTCTCCGCCGCCCGCGACGAGAGCCGCGCCACCATCGCCCGGCTGTTTGCCGAGCAGCCGCACAATGCCTTCCCCGTCACCCATGCCTACACATGGGTCACCGATGGCATGGTCCGCATCTGCTTTGACGTCGCCACGCAATATCTGCACCGCAACCCCAACCCCACCAAGGGCGAGCGCCTCTCGGTGCTGGCGGTGGGCGGCTATGGCCGCGGCGAGATGGCGCCCTTCTCGGACGTCGACCTGCTGTTCCTGACTCCGCATAAAATCACCCCCTGGGCCGAGAGCGTCATCGAGTCGATGCTCTACATGCTGTGGGATCTGAAGCTGAAGGTCGGCCATGCCTCGCGCACGGTGAAAGACTGCCTGCGGCTCGGCGGCGAGGATTTCACCATCCGCACCGCCATGCTCGAGCATCGCTATCTGACCGGCGAGAAGACCCTCGCGGACGAGCTGGAACAGCGCCTCTGGGACGATCTGTTCAAGGGCACCGAGCGCGCCTTCGTCGCCGCCAAGCTCGAAGAGCGCGACGCGCGGCACCGCAAGCAGGGTCTGCGCTATGTGGTCGAGCCCAACGTCAAAGAGGGCAAGGGCGGGCTGCGCGACCTGCAGTCGCTCTACTGGATCACCAAATACATCCACCACACCGACGACACCGAGGATCTGGTGCGGCTCGGCGTGTTCAGCCCCGAGGAATACCGCACCTTCTACAAGGCCGAAGAATTCCTCTGGGCCACCCGCTGCCACATGCATCTCGCCTCGAACCGCGCGGTCGAACAGCTGACCTTCGACATGCAGGTCGAAGTGGCCGAGCGCATGGGCTACACCGACCGCGGCGGACGCCGCGCGGTGGAGTGGTTCATGCAGGATTATTTCCGCCACGCCACCTCGGTGGGCGACATCACCCGCATCTTCCTCACCTCGCTGGAGGCCGAGCAGCAGAAGGACGCGCCGCTGCTGCTGCGCATGTTCAAGCGCGGGCCCAATGTGAAGGACGGCTATGAGGTGGTGCACAACCGCCTCGCCATCGTCGATCCGGTCGCCTTCCTGTCGGACAAGATCAACATCCTGCGCTTCTTCGAGGAAGGGCTGCGCACCGGCCTCTTGCTGCATCCCGACGCCATGCGTCTGGTGAAGGCCAACCTGCATCTCATCGACGACGAGATGCGCCATGACCGCGAGGCGCAGCGCATCTTCATGGATCTGCTGCTCAAGCACGGCAACCCCGAACGCTCGCTGCGGCGGATGAACGAGCTTGGCGTGCTCGCCGCCTTCATCCCCGAGTTCGAACCGATCGTGGCGATGATGCAGTTCAACATGTACCACAGCTACACGGTGGACGAGCACACCATCCAATGCATCGGCAACCTGTCGCACATCGAGCATGGCGAGATGGTCGAGGACCTGCCCGTCTCCTCCGAGATCCTGCGCGAGGGGCTGAACCGCAAGGTGCTCTACACCGCGCTTCTGCTGCATGACATCGGCAAAGGGCGCGACGAGGATCACGCCGTGCTGGGCGCGCAGATCGCCCGCAAGGTCGCCCCGCGCCTCGGCCTCACCAAGCAGGAAAGCGCGACGGTGGAATGGCTGGTGCGCTATCACCTGCTGATGTCCGACATGGCGCAGAAACGCGACATCGCCGACCCGCGCACCGTGCGCGATTTCGCCAAGGCGGTGCAAACGCGCGAGCGGCTCGACCTGCTGACCGTGCTCACCGTCTGCGACATCCGCGGCGTCGGCCCGGACGTGTGGAACAACTGGAAGGCGGCGCTGCTGCGCGCGCTCTACCGGCAGACCCGCCGCGGGCTCGAGGACGGCATGGAGGCGCTCAACCGCGAGAACCGCGGCGCCGAGGCCAAGAAGGCCCTGCGCGAGGCGCTTGCCACATGGGAAGCCAAGGACCTGCGCACCGAGACCAGCCGCCACTACGAGGCGTACTGGCAGGGGCTGCATGTCACCGCGCATGAGGTCTTTGCCCGCATGCTGCAGGACATTCAGGATGACGAGATCAAGATCGACATCCACCCCGACGAGGACCGCGACGCCACCCGCGCCTGCTTTGCCCTGCAGGATCATCCCGGGATCTTCGCCCGGCTCGCCGGGGCGCTGTCGCTGGTCGGCGCCAACGTCGTGGACGCGCGCACCTTCACCTCCAAGGACGGCTACGCCACCGCCGCCTTCTGGATTCAGGACGCCGACGGCACGCCCTACGACGAGGCCCGCCTGCCCCGCCTGCGCGAGATGATCCGCAAGACGCTGATGGGCGAGGTCAAACCGCGCGAGGCGATCGAATCCCGCGGCCCGCTGAAGAAACGCGAGCAGGCCTTCAAAGTGCCCACCTCGATCAGCTTCGACAACGAGGGCTCGGACATCTATACGATCATTGAGGTCGACACGCGCGACCGTCCGGGGCTGCTCTACGATCTGACGCGCACCCTGTCCGAAAGCCATGTCTACATCGTCTCGGCGGTCATCGCGACCTACGGCGAGCAGGTGGTCGACACCTTCTACGTGAAGGACATGTTCGGGCTGAAGTACTTCACCCCATCCAAGCAGAAGATGCTCGAACGCAAGCTCCGCGCCGCCATCGCCGCAGGCGCCCAGCGCGCGGGGGTGTGAGCGGAGCGGGCCGGGGGAGCGCCTGCCCGTGGGATGGCGCTGCCAACCTGCGGCATGCGCGCTTTATCTTGGCCATCTCCGCAGGAGGCCCGAACGCTGCATAGCGGTGAAAAAACGCCAGCCCGCCGGGACGGGCAGGCGCTCGCCCGCCGCGCTGCGCGCTTGTTCCGGGCAAATCCGGGCAAACAAGCCACCCCCAAAAGCAAAAGAGCGGACCCGAAGGCCCGCTCTTTCGAAACTCTTGGCAAGGCTAAATCCCTGCCTAAACCGGCTTACACCAGTTCCAGGTTCACCGCCGACTCGCGGCCGTCACGGCCTGCTTCGATGTCGAACGACACTTTCTGGTTGTCGGCCAGGCCGGTGAGGCCCGAACGCTCAACAGCCGAGATGTGCACGAAAACGTCTTTCGAGCCGCCATCGGGTGCGATGAAGCCGAAGCCTTTGGTGGTGTTGAACCACTTGACGGTACCAGTTGCCATGGTTGTATTCCTCTATCTGTGTCGCCCACAAAGCGCAGCGACTTGGCGTCTCAACGTCGAATGCTGAGCCGTAGAGGAATCAGGAAACGAAATTCAGTAGCGCGCTGTAGATGCGCTGTTGCGGCGGAAATTGCAACGACCAATATCGTGTCATGCATTCTGCGCGCCGTTCGTCGCCGATCTGCCGCGCATGACCCCTCGTCATCGCCAGCATTGACTTTTCCGCCGATTGGCCCCATTTAGCCCCTCGTGATCGCCGGTTCCTTACCGGCCGGGGCCCAAGGCTCCGTGCCTGCGATGCCAGTTTTCCCGCGTTGGGTGTCCTGACCTTCAGGGCCTGATGTCGCGAAGGGGCTCTCGCGATCGCCGCAGCGGGGCAATCCGGCCCCCGGTCCGATCGCAACCCCTCCCGTCGCAGCCCGACACGTTCTTTGCGCCTCTCGCCGCCTCCCTTTGTGCCAGAGACGCCTCCTCCTCTCATACCTCCATGGGACAGCGGCCCTCAGACGGCCCTCCCGAAAGGACATTCATGACATTCGACACGCTGGGGCTCCGCCCCGCCCTCCTCGCGCGCCTTGCCGATCAGAACCTGACGGACCCCACCCCGATCCAGCAGCGCGCCATTCCCGAGGCGATGGCTGGCCGCGACGTGATGGGCCTCGCCCAGACCGGCACCGGCAAGACCTTTGCCTTCGGCCTGCCCATCGCCGATGCGCTGCTTGGCAGCAACACGCGCTGCGCCCCGAAATCGGCGCAGGCGCTGATCCTTGCCCCGACCCGCGAGCTGGCCGCGCAGATCCACGACACGCTGTCGTCGGTGCTGAAAGACGCGCACCTGCGCCTGACGCTGGTCGTTGGCGGCAACTCGATCAACGTGCAGTCGCGCAAGCTGGAAAAGGGCACGCATCTGCTCATCGCCACGCCGGGCCGTCTCATCGACCTGATGGACCGCGGCGCGCTGAAGCTCGACCAAGTCAGCCATTTCGTGCTCGACGAGGCCGACCAGATGCTCGACCTCGGCTTCATCCACGCGCTGCGCCGCATCGCCCGCGACCTGCCCAGCCAGCGCCAGACGCTGCTGTTCTCGGCCACCATGCCCAAGCAGATGAACGAGATCGCCAGCGCCTATCTCAACGATCCGGTGCGCATCGAGGTCGCCCCTCCGGGCAAGACCGCCGACAAGATCGAGCAATCGGTGATCTTCGTCGAAACCCCCAAGCGGATCGAGACCCTCACCGGGCTGCTCGACGATCACCGCGACGAGCTGGCGCTGGTCTTCTGCCGCACCAAGCACGGTGCCGAGAAACTCTCGCGCAAGCTCGACCAGGCCGGTTTCGCCGTTGGCGCGATCCACGGCAACAAGAGCCAGGGCCAGCGCAACCGCGCGCTCGATGCCTTCCGCAAAGGCGAGATGCGCGTGCTGGTGGCCACCGATGTGGCGGCCCGCGGCATCGACATCCCCGACGTGCGCCACGTCTACAACTTCGACCTGCCGAATGTGGCCGACAACTACGTGCACCGCATCGGCCGCACCGCGCGCGCCGGTCGTGATGGCCGCGCCGTCAGCTTCTGCGGCGTCGAAGAGATGGGCGATCTGCGCGGCATCGAAAAGCTGATCGGCCAGCAGATCACCACGCTCGGCGGCGAGCGCCCGGCAGAGCCCGCAGGCGGCCAGCGCCGTGGGCGCGGCGGCAATGGGGGCGGTCAGGGCCGTCCCGGCGGCGGCAAATCCGCGGGCAAGCCCGGCGGCGCGCGCCGCTCGCGCGGAGGCCGCGGCCGTCGCAGCGGCGGTGGTGGCGGCGGCAACCGCGGCAGGGCGCATGCCTCGGCCTGATCTGGCCCACCTCTAGGAAACACGAAAAAAGGCGCGGAGACCCTCCGCGCCTTTTTTGTTTGAGAAGCTCGTGCGCCCGGCCCTAGCCTTCGCTCATCGCCTCATACATCGCGTGCAGAATCTCGTGGCCCATCTCCGGCCCCCCAAGGAAGGTCCGGTCCCGCAGCTCGGTCTTCTGCTCGCCCTCCGCGGCCTCATAGACCACGGCACCGTCCTTGATCGTCGCCAGCACGTCGATCTCGGCCAGCGTCTCGGGGTCCACCGCCATCGGGTCGTCCGACAGGATCACGAAATCCGCCCGCTTGCCCACTTCGATCGAGCCCTTGCTGTCCTCTTCGAAATGCTGCCACGCGGGCCAGATGGTCAGCGCCTTCAGCGCGTCCATCACGCTCACCCGCTGCGCAGGGCCAAGGATGTCGCCCGAGCGCGTGCGCCGGGTCACCGTGGCCGAGAGGATCCGCATGCTGTCGGGAAAGGCCACCGGCGCATCGTGATGCGAGCCGAACATCATCCCGCGCTGCCGCACCCAGCCGGTGGGCGAGATATTGTCGGCATTCACCGGCCCCACGGTATGATCGCGGTGCCAATCGCCCCAGTAATAGGTGTGCATGGGAAAGAGCGAGGGGAAGATGCCCAGCTTCTGGATGCTGTCCACCTGATCCTCGCGCAGGAACTGGCCGTGCACCAGCACCGGGCGGTTGGTGGGCGCCCCGTATTTCTCTTCCGCCGCGGCAATCGCCGCGATCAGCATGTCCGACGCGCCTTCGCCATTGGCATGGGTGAGGATCTGGTAGTCGTGGTCAAAGCACCAATCCACCGCATCCGCCACCTGCTCTTCGGTGATCGCCGCATAGCCCTTGTAGCCCGGCGGGTAATCCCCGACCGGATCGTAATAGGGCCGGTCGCGCAGCGCGGTGAACCCCTGCGGCGAGCCATCGATGGTCAGTTTGCAGCCACCCACCCGCACGTGGCCGTCATACTCTTGCGAAACGTTCGCCTCGATGAAATCCCGCGCCTCCAGCACATCGGGAAAGGCCACCACGTCGATCGGCAGATCTCCCGCCGCATCCACCGCCCGCAGCGCCTCGACATTGCCCGCGCTCGAGCGGCCCTCCTGCCCGGTGGTGTAGCCAAAGCTGGCCCACATCTCGGCCCCCGCCTTGGCGAAGGTCTTGAACCCCTCCGGCCCAAGCTGCCCCAGCAGCGGCACCAACGTGCCAAAGAAGGCGTATTCCTCGAGCACCCCATTGGGCCGCCCGTCCGCGCCGCGGCGGATCACCCCGCCCGGAGGGTTTTCCGATGCCTCGGTGATCCCGGCGATCTCGAGCGCCTTGGAGTTCGCCACGCCCAGATGGCCCGACTGATGGATGATCAGGATCGGCACCTCGGTGGACACCGCATCCAGATCGTCGCGCGTGGGATGGCGTAACTCGGCCAATTGCGCGTTGTCATAGCCAAAGCCGATGATCAGGTTCACCGCCTCCACCGCCTCGCGGTTTTTCTCGGCCCAGTCGCGCAGCCCCTGCTGCAGGCTGGCGACATCGGTCACATCGCCGTCGGGCGGCGCCAGCATATTGGCCGAAAGCGCCTGAATGCCTCCCAGCACCACATGCCCGTGGCTGTCGACAAACCCGGGCAGCATCGCCCGACCGCCCAGTTCGAACATCTGCGTGGCCTCGCCCTTCAGCGCCGAGACCTCCTCCATGCTGCCTACCGCAACGATCTTGCCATCCAGCACCGCCACCGCTTCGGCGCTGGGGGTCGCATCGTCGATCGTCAGGATCGGGCCACCGGAATAAATCGTATCGGCACTCTCCTGCGCCGCACCAAGCCCCGGCACCAGCGCCGTGGCGAGCAAAAGCGCCGCGCTGCCCACTGTCGTCCGCATCAAAAATCCCTCCTGCAAATCTCTCACGCCCGCACGCTAGGCCAAGACAACACCCTCACCTTGACGTGGCGCAAGGCAAGGTAACACAGAGAGAATTTCTACCCTAAGGAGAATGCCGCGGCGAAGCCCAAAGGATCACCCCCGGCGCAGGTCGCCCACCTCGCGCCAGAACAGCGGCGTCAGCAGCACATAGACGGTGATCATCTCCAGCCGCCCAAGGTACATGGCAAAGGCGAGGATCAGCTTCACCGGATCGCTCAGCGTGGCGAAATTCCCCGCCGGTCCGATGATCGGCCCCACGCCCGGCCCGACGTTGGCCAAAGCGGTCAGCGCGGCGCTGGCCGAGGTCGAGAAATCCAGCCCGAAGAAATCCAGCACGATGGTGAAACCGCCAAAGGTCAGCCCGTAGAACATCATGAAGGTGATGACGCTTCGCATCGTGTCCTCGTCGACGCGCATCCCCTCGTAGCGGATCGCCACAACCGCATGCGGCGCGCGGATCATCTGCATCTTGGCCCGCAGCGCCCGCACGAAGAGCAGCCAGCGCATTGCCTTGGCCCCGCCCGCGGTCGAGCCGGTGCAGCCCCCCGCCGCGGTCAGCAAAAAGAAGGCGACGGCGGCAAACGGTCCCCAAAGCGTGTAATCGGTGGTGGCATAGCCGGTTGTCGTGACCACCGAGACCACGTTGAACGCCACCGCAGTGGCCGCCTCGAACGGCCCCCAGCCCTTGGCGATCACCAGCCAGAGGCTCAGCACCGCGATCGCCACGACCAGCCCTTTGATCAGCCCCTCCACCTGCTCGCTGCGCAGCGCGCCGCGGTGCACCACACGCACGTACCAGGCAAAGGGCAACGCCCCCAGCAGCATAAAGATCGTCCCGGTCCACTGCAGGAACGGGCTGGTGAAATGCCCGAAAGAGGCGTCATAGCCCGAATAGCCGCCGGTCGAGAGCGTGGTCATCGCATGGGTCATCGCATCGAAAGGCCCCATGCCGCCCACGAGGTAGAGAAAGCCGCAGACCGCCATCAGCGCCAGATAGATGCCCAGCGTGGCCGAGGCGAAAGAGGCGGCGCTGCGCAACTCCTTCTCGCCCTTGTCCGAGCTTTCGGTGCGAAACAGCTGCATCCCGCCCACCTGCAGCATCGGCAGCATGGCGATGCCGGT encodes:
- a CDS encoding TrkH family potassium uptake protein, producing the protein MSFIYFINGLVCVFFAALMGVVAILFPETAGVFGISAALVGMVGVGVSLSTWSEFLDLNRLHTFLLTSSVWVTAAVAGAVPLWQWGLSPVDAVFEAMSGITTTGSTVMSGLDDTPHGIILWRALLQAVGGVGFIVTGIAMLPMLQVGGMQLFRTESSDKGEKELRSAASFASATLGIYLALMAVCGFLYLVGGMGPFDAMTHAMTTLSTGGYSGYDASFGHFTSPFLQWTGTIFMLLGALPFAWYVRVVHRGALRSEQVEGLIKGLVVAIAVLSLWLVIAKGWGPFEAATAVAFNVVSVVTTTGYATTDYTLWGPFAAVAFFLLTAAGGCTGSTAGGAKAMRWLLFVRALRAKMQMIRAPHAVVAIRYEGMRVDEDTMRSVITFMMFYGLTFGGFTIVLDFFGLDFSTSASAALTALANVGPGVGPIIGPAGNFATLSDPVKLILAFAMYLGRLEMITVYVLLTPLFWREVGDLRRG
- a CDS encoding amidohydrolase; the encoded protein is MRTTVGSAALLLATALVPGLGAAQESADTIYSGGPILTIDDATPSAEAVAVLDGKIVAVGSMEEVSALKGEATQMFELGGRAMLPGFVDSHGHVVLGGIQALSANMLAPPDGDVTDVASLQQGLRDWAEKNREAVEAVNLIIGFGYDNAQLAELRHPTRDDLDAVSTEVPILIIHQSGHLGVANSKALEIAGITEASENPPGGVIRRGADGRPNGVLEEYAFFGTLVPLLGQLGPEGFKTFAKAGAEMWASFGYTTGQEGRSSAGNVEALRAVDAAGDLPIDVVAFPDVLEARDFIEANVSQEYDGHVRVGGCKLTIDGSPQGFTALRDRPYYDPVGDYPPGYKGYAAITEEQVADAVDWCFDHDYQILTHANGEGASDMLIAAIAAAEEKYGAPTNRPVLVHGQFLREDQVDSIQKLGIFPSLFPMHTYYWGDWHRDHTVGPVNADNISPTGWVRQRGMMFGSHHDAPVAFPDSMRILSATVTRRTRSGDILGPAQRVSVMDALKALTIWPAWQHFEEDSKGSIEVGKRADFVILSDDPMAVDPETLAEIDVLATIKDGAVVYEAAEGEQKTELRDRTFLGGPEMGHEILHAMYEAMSEG
- a CDS encoding DEAD/DEAH box helicase — its product is MTFDTLGLRPALLARLADQNLTDPTPIQQRAIPEAMAGRDVMGLAQTGTGKTFAFGLPIADALLGSNTRCAPKSAQALILAPTRELAAQIHDTLSSVLKDAHLRLTLVVGGNSINVQSRKLEKGTHLLIATPGRLIDLMDRGALKLDQVSHFVLDEADQMLDLGFIHALRRIARDLPSQRQTLLFSATMPKQMNEIASAYLNDPVRIEVAPPGKTADKIEQSVIFVETPKRIETLTGLLDDHRDELALVFCRTKHGAEKLSRKLDQAGFAVGAIHGNKSQGQRNRALDAFRKGEMRVLVATDVAARGIDIPDVRHVYNFDLPNVADNYVHRIGRTARAGRDGRAVSFCGVEEMGDLRGIEKLIGQQITTLGGERPAEPAGGQRRGRGGNGGGQGRPGGGKSAGKPGGARRSRGGRGRRSGGGGGGNRGRAHASA
- a CDS encoding [protein-PII] uridylyltransferase, yielding MTLPPPVSQAPVSETHEALTGDLPDDLIAPATEIFDIAGLRARVFAALPEEGGEGAVRSAVVKLLSAARDESRATIARLFAEQPHNAFPVTHAYTWVTDGMVRICFDVATQYLHRNPNPTKGERLSVLAVGGYGRGEMAPFSDVDLLFLTPHKITPWAESVIESMLYMLWDLKLKVGHASRTVKDCLRLGGEDFTIRTAMLEHRYLTGEKTLADELEQRLWDDLFKGTERAFVAAKLEERDARHRKQGLRYVVEPNVKEGKGGLRDLQSLYWITKYIHHTDDTEDLVRLGVFSPEEYRTFYKAEEFLWATRCHMHLASNRAVEQLTFDMQVEVAERMGYTDRGGRRAVEWFMQDYFRHATSVGDITRIFLTSLEAEQQKDAPLLLRMFKRGPNVKDGYEVVHNRLAIVDPVAFLSDKINILRFFEEGLRTGLLLHPDAMRLVKANLHLIDDEMRHDREAQRIFMDLLLKHGNPERSLRRMNELGVLAAFIPEFEPIVAMMQFNMYHSYTVDEHTIQCIGNLSHIEHGEMVEDLPVSSEILREGLNRKVLYTALLLHDIGKGRDEDHAVLGAQIARKVAPRLGLTKQESATVEWLVRYHLLMSDMAQKRDIADPRTVRDFAKAVQTRERLDLLTVLTVCDIRGVGPDVWNNWKAALLRALYRQTRRGLEDGMEALNRENRGAEAKKALREALATWEAKDLRTETSRHYEAYWQGLHVTAHEVFARMLQDIQDDEIKIDIHPDEDRDATRACFALQDHPGIFARLAGALSLVGANVVDARTFTSKDGYATAAFWIQDADGTPYDEARLPRLREMIRKTLMGEVKPREAIESRGPLKKREQAFKVPTSISFDNEGSDIYTIIEVDTRDRPGLLYDLTRTLSESHVYIVSAVIATYGEQVVDTFYVKDMFGLKYFTPSKQKMLERKLRAAIAAGAQRAGV
- a CDS encoding penicillin-binding protein activator — translated: MFAVFARARKALRPMTVLATAALLGACDVSTMTDLSSASSGGPSINPGETVRVALLVPQSDPAAAAVARDLENAARLAIADLGGAQIDLAVYDTAGLPAQAASQAQRAVDDGARIILGPLRGETAVEASKVVADEGVNVLSFSNNASIAGGNLFILGPTFTNTADRLMGYGTRRGINSVAVLYSQDVPGEFGRTAIGQAAARNGVSVVAEQPYPLSVEGVTNTAQQMGNIIGSSGAQSVFITSDATNAAMPLLLQIMPESGVNPATTQYIGLTRWDVAPQLYSYPGAEGAWFAMPDQSMQRNFNARYRAAYGAEPHPLAGLAFDGIAAVGALVEQGRSDALTGRALTQSAGFQGTGGVFRLKSDGTNERGLAVATIQNSQVTILDPAPSSFSGAGF
- a CDS encoding cold-shock protein, whose product is MATGTVKWFNTTKGFGFIAPDGGSKDVFVHISAVERSGLTGLADNQKVSFDIEAGRDGRESAVNLELV